TTAGGTTACATcacagaacaaaacaaaaagtaacACAAATCAATATAAGaaataacacaaaacaaaacaaaatctgcAATCTTTTGCTTTGTAATTACATGATATTAAGAAGCTCTACATATTCATTGTCAAACTCATCTCCACACATGCAACAGTTTGCACAAGTTTAATACTGCAGGCATGGGGGGGGGACTAGACTACCTCCTGCTTGGAAGGGGGGGGCAGATTATGCAAATCATCCTAACCCTGAGgcaatgcatgctgggaaactGAATACCACCGGGCACTGGCCGCTCTGATGGGTGTGGAGATGAACAGATTTCATTTGTGACAAAACCAATCTGCgcactggatgtgtgtgtgtgtgtgtgtgtgtgtgtgtgtgtgtgtgtgtgtgtgtgtgtgtgtgtgtgtgtgtgtgtgtgtgtgtgtgtgtgtgtgtgtgtgtgtgtgtgtgtgtgtgtgtgtgtgtgtgtgtgtgtccatgcactTTGGAGGGGGTCTATGACTGTAGTGCTCAGTGCTGCTAGTCAGTGCCGTCTAGTCTTAGTTATGGAGTCTCTATGCAAGGTGGCTCACAGTACAACTGTGACACCCAAACACCTGCCGCTCTAagtctgaatatatatatatatatatatatatatatatatatatatatatatatatatgcgtatATCCCAACTGGATGATGTGCCGGCTCCAACCCTACCTGTTCCATTCTCCATATGCAATGTGTTAATGAATGAGCGGCCAGAGATCCCCGCCTACCCTCAGAGCGACGTGCTGAACCTGACCCGGGCAGCCCAGTCCAGCGAGGCCCAGccaagctccgcctccagcttcACCAAGTCATGCAGTCCAGCTCCTCTGCTCATtcatccctcgctctctctccgtctgtctctctctcttcacctttGTGTCCGCTTACGGTCATATCTGTGCCGTTCTGACATCGGTTGCCAGTCTGGCGGCCCTTGTCCCAACTGCCTCTAGAAAGTTCAGATGGTGAACAGGTGGCTCAGTGGCTCCAACACCGACCTGACACACCTGgggtggatggacggatggatggatggatggcttgatggatggatgggggtGTCACACTGGGGGTGTTTGGGGTATCGGAGGGGACACCTCACTGAACGCTTCAGCAACACCTTGGAAATCTGTGGATCCTTTTGGAGCAACGTCGAAGGTACAACGGGTTCTGTTGGGgattttttctcttcttctttttggaCGTTGAGAAGTTGCTGTTGTGCTTCTCCCCGTGTCACTGTAGGTCTACATCCTTGGACCATGGACGGGAATGTCCTATTTTACAAACATCGTTGTCCATAATATATAGATAGAgggttttatatatttttttctttatactttctgtctcgctctctttcctccagtccactctcctcctcctccttccttctcttccAGTCTTCCACCCAGCGCAGCTAcagcggtggtgggggggtgacgGACGCAGGGTGGATGGggtcaggggggcgggggggggagctgcGGCCCCCGCTACATGCAGCCAGCGCAGCCGCACTTGAtggtcttctccacctcctcgctGAAGGAGGTGCCGTCGCTGCACTCGAAGGTGTATTTCCGGCGCTTCATGCGCTGGCTGGCGCAGCACGCCCCGGCGTCGCACGCCCCGCTGCACTCCACCCAGGACACCGTGCGCGTGGTCTGGCAGATGGCGTAGCCCCGCTGCACCTGGTAGAAGTCCCGCATGGGCTCTCCTCGGCACTCGGACTCTGGGGGAACGTGGACGGGGAGGGTTAGTCAGTACTGCAGAAAGCCGCTCGGTCAGTACGATGATTTAATTTGTGACAAACCAATCTGACAacgagactgtgtgtgtgcgtgtgcgtgtgcgtgtgcgcgtgtccaaGCACTTTGGAGGGGGTCTATGACTGTAGTTCAATGTTAAGTGGGTAAAAACTAGTGGAAGTAGAGGCAAGCTGGGGCTGCAAACATTTTCAGAGCTAGAAATGGGGTCAGGGAACAAAAAAGTTTACTTCAATTACTATTTAATCATTGGAAGCGACTACAAGTTGACACAGATACAGCTCCTTTAGGAGCAGGAACGGTTAGGGCATCTTTACTCAGGGCTGCCTAAGCTGAGGAAATCTTTTTGGAGCAAAACCAGAACATTTCAGCTGGGAAAAACCCATGCCTACCTTTCAGCCCTACCAACGCCTAACAACTGAAACCAAACCTGCATCGCACAGCTCTCCGGTGTAGCCGCTCTCACAGTGGCAGTAGGCGTCTCCCGTGTCCGAGATCTGGCAGCGGCCATGCTTGCAGCTCAGGCGGCGGCAGGGGTTGAacagctccccctgctggttgCACAGGGTGCCGTGATAACCCTCGGAGCATTCGCAGTGATACGTCTGGCCGACCGAGGGGATGCACTTTCCATGGACACACCTGGCAAGGAGCAAGACGCAGTTTAGTATACGAGACCACGACACGGTACCTCAAAttgtactttttcttttttattcacatttatggactaatatatatatttatggactaatatatatatttatggactaatatatatatatatatatatatatatatatatatatatttatggactaatatatatatatatatatatatatatatatatatatatatatatatatatatatatatatatatatatatatatatatatatatatatatatatatatatatatatatatatatatatatatatatatatatatatatatatatatatatatatatatatatacatacatacatacatacatacatacatacatacatacatacatacatacatacatacatacatacatacatacatacatacatacatacatacatacatacatacatacatacatacatacatacatacatacatacatacatacatacatacatacatacatacatacatacatatatatatatatatatatataattagtgcttaaacgcgtttaactgacagcactaatatatctatatctatatatatctatattatatggGAGCTATCCTACACTTTGAAAGCGGTGCCTTACTTGCTCCCCAGGCAGGGGTTGGCGGCGACCTGGTCGCAGTGGGGTCCGCTCCAGCCAGGCTGGCAGTGGCACACGGGCCCCTGGGCTCCGTCGGGCTGGCAGATCCCGTGCAGACAGTAGATCTTCCTGCAGGGCTCGCAGCCGGGCACCACGCCCGGCTTCATCTGGGTCTTGGTGAAGTCCTGCAGCTCGTTGTTGATGTACAGGTTCTGGATGCAGCCGTGGAAACTGGAGCCGTTCTGGATCTGCCAGAGACGGAACGCCGCGGAGGGGCCTTCCACGGGcatccctgggggggggaggacggttagaggggggaggcggagagCCGGGGCGACAGACACACAGCGGACGGACACAGGGCTGATATGGGTTTAATGGAGGAAGGAGCTTCAAGAGGATGTGCGTCCCAACGGGGAGAGTCTGATTCTGAATTAAATACACCGTTGTTATGGTTATTATAGTTGGATTGAAATTTGGGCCACATCGTTGAAAgagaggacaacaggaaggacACGGATTGGTCATGGATGTTGTGTATGGTTACTATAGCAAGAACAAGACGTCACGTCACATCACAGAACCAAAACCACAGCTGTCTGAACTCCTCCAGTCCTCCTGATGTCAACTTTTATTTGATTGAATATTGAATTATCTTTCCAAACTCCACTGGAGCCATGGGGGTTCTATATATATTGCATAGGTTGTTTTATCTTTCTATTTTATCTCAGGAGAATCAGGCTGTGATATTTCACATCAAACGACATAATACATGGAGTCACACTGGCATGCATACGAAACATGTTTGAGGTGGAGGACTGTGTCTGCTAGTTCATATATCAGCCACCAGGGGGCACTCTTTGACCGCTAGCGGCATCTGTGCATCCGTGGATTCATATTTGCATCGATAGGGTAAATGATCTAAGCTCAAAATGTGTAATTTTCCCTTAAACGTAAACGTGTTGGTGGTAGTTCTGTGAACAGGCCTGGCCGTTATGTGTTGGTGTAATCGATGATTAACGTTGGTTCTAACAAACACAGTCAtgatgggggtgatgggggcactggagtggggggggggtgatgggggcactgggctgggggggtgatggggggactgggctggggggggggttatcagGGCGGGGTTGCGGTGGTAACGAGGCGAGGGGGGGGTAGAGTGTAGTAAGTTCAGAGTGCCtgcggaggagggggtggtgtggTGAGGGCCCCTACCCCCCACGTAGAGCGGGGCCTCCCCAGTGAGGGGGCGCGCCGCCCGGAAGCTGTCCATGGAGGTGGGGAGACCCCCGTCGATGGACAGGTTCACCATCTGCTCGAAGGTCACCAGCTCCACCGTGTGGAACCGCCCGTCGTTGATGGTCTCAGTgctggggggggacgggacgttAAGAACCGTTAACACTAagaacagaactcagagaacactaagaacagaactcagagaacactaagaacagaactcagagaacactaagaacagaactcagagaacactaagaacagaactcagagaacactaagaaccagaactcagagaactctaagaaccagaactcagagaacactaagaacagaactcagagaacactaagaacagaactcagagaacactaagaaccagaactcagagaacactaagaaccagaacacagagaacactaagaacagaactcagagaacactaagaacagaactcagagaacactaagaacagaactcagagaacactaagaacagaactcagagaactctaagaacagaactcagagaacactaagaacagaactcagagaactctaagaaccagaactcagagaacactaagaaccagaactcagagaacactaagaacagaactcagagaacactaagaacagaactcagagaacactaagaaccagaactcagagaacactaagaacagaactcagagaacactaagaacagaactcagagaacactaagaacagaactcagagaacactaagaacagaactcagagaacactaagaaccagaactcagagaacactaagaacagaactcagagaacactaagaacagaactcagagaacactaagaacagaactcagagaacactaagaaccagaactcagagaacactaagaaccagAAGTCAGAGAACTctaagaaccagaactcagagaacactaagaaccagaactcagagaacactaagaacagaactcagagaacactaagaacagaactcagagaacactaagaaccagaactcagagaacactaagaaccagaactcagagaacactaagaacagaactcagagaacactaagaacagaactcagagaacactaagaacagaactcagagaactctaagaacagaactcagagaacactaagaacagaactcagagaactctaagaaccagaactcagagaacactaagaaccagaactcagagaacactaagaacagaactcagagaacactaagaacagaactcagagaactctaagaacagaactcagagaacactaagaacagaactcagagaactctaagaaccagaactcagagaacactaagaaccagaactcagagaacactaagaaccagaactcagagaacactaagaacagaactcagagaacactaagaacagaactcagagaacactaagaaccagaactcagagaacactaagaacagaactcagagaacactaagaacagaactcagagaacactaagaacagaactcagagaacactaagaaccagaactcagagaacactaagaacagaactcagagaacactaagaacaaaactcagagaacactaagaaccagaactcagagaacactaagaaccagaactcagagaacactaagaacagaactcagagaacactaagaaacagaactcagagaacactaagaaccagaactcagagaacactaagaacagaactcagagaacactaagaaccagaactcagagaacactaagaaccagaactcagagaacactaggaaccagaactcagagaacactaggaaccagaactcag
This genomic window from Gadus macrocephalus chromosome 15, ASM3116895v1 contains:
- the slit1a gene encoding slit homolog 1a isoform X1 — its product is MEVYRCSCPPGFKGRNCESPLNACVSNPCANGGTCQLKEGEEGAFSCSCPLGFEGPACKIDVDDCEYSDCENGATCVDGINNYTCLCPPYYAGDMCEEMEDVCAPGRSPCKHQSTCLITSAGPKCVCTPGYVGDDCSVDYDDCSEHRCLNGAQCLDEFNGYSCLCPDGYSGQLCEAPPSARSLCELADCQNGAPCVERGGRALCQCLPGFGGPRCEKLVSVNFIDRDSYLLLSDLKNWPQANITLQVSTAEENGILLYNGDNDHIAVELFQGHVKVSYDPGSQPGHAIYSTETINDGRFHTVELVTFEQMVNLSIDGGLPTSMDSFRAARPLTGEAPLYVGGRGPHHTTPSSAGMPVEGPSAAFRLWQIQNGSSFHGCIQNLYINNELQDFTKTQMKPGVVPGCEPCRKIYCLHGICQPDGAQGPVCHCQPGWSGPHCDQVAANPCLGSKCVHGKCIPSVGQTYHCECSEGYHGTLCNQQGELFNPCRRLSCKHGRCQISDTGDAYCHCESGYTGELCDAESECRGEPMRDFYQVQRGYAICQTTRTVSWVECSGACDAGACCASQRMKRRKYTFECSDGTSFSEEVEKTIKCGCAGCM
- the slit1a gene encoding slit homolog 1a isoform X2 encodes the protein MEVYRCSCPPGFKGRNCESPLNACVSNPCANGGTCQLKEGEEGAFSCSCPLGFEGPACKIDVDDCEYSDCENGATCVDGINNYTCLCPPYYAGDMCEEMEDVCAPGRSPCKHQSTCLITSAGPKCVCTPGYVGDDCSVDYDDCSEHRCLNGAQCLDEFNGYSCLCPDGYSGQLCEAPPSARSLCELADCQNGAPCVERGGRALCQCLPGFGGPRCEKLVSVNFIDRDSYLLLSDLKNWPQANITLQVSTAEENGILLYNGDNDHIAVELFQGHVKVSYDPGSQPGHAIYSTETINDGRFHTVELVTFEQMVNLSIDGGLPTSMDSFRAARPLTGEAPLYVGGMPVEGPSAAFRLWQIQNGSSFHGCIQNLYINNELQDFTKTQMKPGVVPGCEPCRKIYCLHGICQPDGAQGPVCHCQPGWSGPHCDQVAANPCLGSKCVHGKCIPSVGQTYHCECSEGYHGTLCNQQGELFNPCRRLSCKHGRCQISDTGDAYCHCESGYTGELCDAESECRGEPMRDFYQVQRGYAICQTTRTVSWVECSGACDAGACCASQRMKRRKYTFECSDGTSFSEEVEKTIKCGCAGCM